The Cloacibacterium sp. TD35 region AAAAATAGTGCGTTAAATAGGTATTTAAGTTTCATTTTTTTGAATAGATTTGTAAATTAATTAAACGATAAATTTATGAAAATTAGTATAATAAAAACATTTTTAGCCGCAATCTTTATCACAATTATAGCAACTTCTTGTAAATCAAGTGCTTTACCAAAGGTGAAAAATGCTACATACTCTTCTTATTCTAATGCTGATCAAAAAGGGTATTGGGTAGAATTTGAACTAAGTCATGATTCTATTGCTCCTAAATCAGTAGTTCTTAATAATATTTTACAAGAAATAACTCCAGAAAACAAAACAAATAAAAAATTCAAAGTCAATGTAATAGCTCAATCTACCGCAATTTTTGGATTCAAACCTAAGTTAGTAGAAAAAGAAAATGGCATTTATTTTGTTACAGATACGGCAGATGTTTTTAAACCGGTAAATTTTAAACTAAAATAATTTTTTTTTAAAATAGATTATTTTTGCGCCCGTTTAAATTACATGTAAAAAGTATTATTATGAAAAAAATTTTAGCAAGCGCGATGATTTTAGCAATAGGTTCTGCAAGTGCTCAAACTGTTGCTTACAAAGGAACTGGTGATGTAAAAGTGAATATTGGAGCTAATTTACAAGATGGAGGAACAGGAATAGTTTCTTCTGTAGATTATGGCTTAGGAGATAGTTTTTCTGTTGGCGCACAGGCCGGATATCTTCTAGGTGTTAAAGAAATCGGTGGAGAAATCCCAAAATTCGGTGCTAGATTTGATTTAAAGGTAAGATTAAACGCTAATCTTGGAAGTGTAATGAAATTGCCTTCAAATGTAGATGTATATCCAGGATTAAACCTTGGAGTTAAAAATTTCGGCGGACATCTTGGAGCAAGATATTTCTTCGATAAAGGTTTTGGACTCTATACAGAAATGCAATTCCCAATCGCGAAATACAAAAAATCTGAAACCGTTTTCGATGATTTAAACAATCAATTTGCTGTAAATATTGGAGTATCTTTTGATATTGACAACTAAAAAACTTTATAAAAAATACAAATGCCGAGAAAAATCTCGGCATTTTTTATGCTTGTTCTAGCTTTACTGTAAAATGTCTTAAAATTTCTGATTCCCAAGTGATTTTGTACCCTTTTGTAATCTCATCTCTTCGGTCAAAAACATTCTTAAGCGCTGCTGCAATATACTGAATATGATTATCGGTATACGTTCTTCTTGGCAATGCCAATCTTACCAATTCTAGTTTTGGATAACGATTTTCTCTGGTTTCTGGGTCTCTATCTGCTAAAATAGTTCCTATTTCCACCCCTCTAATTCCTGCCTCTTTATAGATTTCTAAAGCCAATGTTTGCGCAGGAAATTCTTCTCTTTTTATATTCGGAAGAAACTTCAGCGCATCTAAGAAAACAGCGTGACCGCCAATTGGTTTCTGAACAGGAATTCCGTATTCTATCAAGAGATTTCCCAAAAGTTCTACTTGAGAAATTCTACTTTCTAGGTATGGAAATTCAGTTGCTTCGTCTAAACCTTGCGCAAGTGCAGCCATATCTCTTCCCGCCATTCCACCGTAAGTGATAAAACCTTCATAAATAATAGTGAAATTAGACGCTTTTCTGAAAATTTCCTCGTCATTTAAAGCGATAAAACCACCAATATTTACCAACCCATCTTTTTTAGAACTCATGGTCATCCCAATTCCGTAAGAAAACATTTCTCTACAGATTTCTTTGATGCTCCAATTTTTGTAATTTTCTTCTCTTTGCTTAATGAAATAAGCATTTTCGGCAAATCTTGCAGCGTCAAAAATCACTGGAATCCCATATTGATCCGAGAGATTTTTAACCGCTTTTATATTTTCCAAAGAAACGGGTTGTCCGCCAGAAGTATTACAAGTAATGGTAATCAAACAAAACGGAATTTGTTCTTTTGGATAAGATTGATAAACTTTTTCTAATTTTTGAATATCTAAATTTCCTTTGAAAGGATGAAGGTTTTCTATATCAAAAGCCTCATCAATCGTACAATCCACTGCATGAGCTTTTCTGAATTCTATATGCCCTTTGGTGGTATCAAAATGAGAATTTCCAGGAATAATGTCATTTTCTTTAATCATCGTAGAAAAAAGCACATTTTCTGCAGCTCTACCTTGATGAACGGGTAAAAGAAACTGAAATCCCGTTAATTTTTCGACTTGTTTTTGGAGTTTTTCGAAGGAGCGAGAACCGGCATAAGATTCATCTCCAGTCATGAGTTCTCCCCATTGTTTATCACTCATTGCTCCCGTTCCTGAATCGGTAAGCAAATCGATAAAAACCTGAGAAGATTTTAAATTAAATAAGTTATAGTGCGCTTCTTGAAGCCAAAGCTCTCTTTGTTCGCGTGTAGATTGATAGATTTCTTCCACCATTTTTATGCGGAAGGGTTCTGCGTAAGGAAGTTTCATTAAATGAATAATTTAAAATTAAATAATTAAATTTTGAGAATTCTAAAAATGAAAAGCAACCATTGACTCTTTCATTTTTTAATTATTTAATTTATAAATCATTCCGGTGCTTTGAAAACGTTTTTATCACTGTGGAAGCCTGCCACTCCACCAGAAACTGCAAATTTCATAGCTTCGGCAGCGTTCATTCCCACTACAGGTTTTATGTTTTTTTCTTCGGTGACAATTACCCAGCCAGAAATAGCGTAAGAATGAGGCAAATACACCGCCACAAAATTGTGTTTTTCTACTTCGCCCATTTCTTTTTGAGTCAAAAATCCAATTCTCCAGATTTCTGGATTTTCATTGGTTTTTACCCAAACTGGCGTGTTAAATTTTTTCTTATCTCCTACAAATGAAGACATTACATCTTTAGTAGGTGTGTAAATATGTTTTACTCCTGGTGTTTTTTCTAAAAAATGGTCTAAACTTTCGAAAACTACTTTACCAAAAACAAATTTGTTAAAGAAATAACCTACTCCAGAAATAAATAGAATTAATGACAAAAAGCCAACACCTGTTCTATTGAGATAGGGAAAGAATTTTTCAAACGGAATGATATTATCAATGGTGTCAAAAACCAAAAAAATGAGATACAAAGTAGCCGCGATAGGACCAATGATAATCAGCCCTTTCAAGAAAGATTTCACGAAAAGATTTAAGTAGTCTTCGGGTTTTGGCTTTTTAATTCTCACTTTCTTAAAAATATCGCAGTAAAGATAATAATTTCATAAACTTTCTGATAAAAAATGTAAACTAAATTTTAATGTTTCATTCTACTTTTACCACACCAAAATATTAACAACTATTAAATCACAAAACCTATGAAAAATTTACAGAAAATGAGTGCAAGTTTATTTGCATTATTGGTAAGCTTTTTAGCATTTGCTCAAGAAAAAGCAGTAGAGGTAACCACTTCTACCACTACCACCACAGAAGAATGGTACACTAATCCGCTATATTGGGTTATAGGAGCAGTAGCTCTTATTGCAATTATCGCGATTGTATCAAGAGGTAGCAACAAAGATTAATCTCCTTTGATTAAAAAAGCTCATCAAAATTTGATGAGCTTTTTTATTTTTAACCATGAATGGTTTCTTTATTTCCGTAAGATTTTATGATTTCGCCTTCATATTGCAACCATTCTTCCCAGCGTTTGTTTACTTTTTCTGGGTCGCCTAATTGTCTTGCAAAACTGATGAAAGTAGTGTAATGATTGGCTTCAGAAATCATCAATTCTTTGTAGAATTCTTTCAGTTCTTCGTCTTTTATGTTTTCTGTCAAAACTTTAAAACGCTCACAACTTCTCGCTTCAATCATCGCTGCAAAAAGCATTTTGTCTATAATTAAATCTTCTCTACTTCCTTGAATAATGAATTTAAAAAGTTGATTTACATAATCGTCTTTTCTGGTTCTTCCTAAAATATAACCTCTCTTTTTGATGATCTCGTGAACTTGATTGAAATGGTCCATTTCTTCTTGTGCGATTGCCAAAAGTTCGGTCACAATTTCTGTATGTTCAGGAATCATTGTGATTAAACCAATCGCATTGGTGGCAGCTTTTTGTTCGCACCAAGCGTGATCTGTAAGGATTTCTTCTAAATTTCCTTCTGCTATATTTGCCCAACGTGGATCTGTAGGTAATTTTAATTTGAACATTTTATTTCTAATTTTTTGCAAATTTACATTAATTCTCGGCAGTTTTCTTTCTTAGAAACTCTAAAACTTTCCAGCCATAATCGTCTACTTTCTTCAAAACTTCTGCGAAAAGGATGGCTAAAATTACATTCAAAACATAAACAATCACCATCAAAACCCAAATATTTATGCTGTCTTTGAGTGGCGGTATTAAAAAATACACTACTGAAGAGCTCATTCCTTGCGCAAAATAATAGAAAATGGCGTTTTTACCAATGTAGTTAATGAAATTGTCTTTAGTGATTTTCAATCGGTTATACAATACAAAAATGGTCACCAAAGAAAGTAAACTCCACACGATGTAAGGGATTTTTGGCGGAAACTTTTGCTTATTAAATTTATAGAAAACTTCGTTCCCGAAATACCAGAAAACCAAAACCAAACTCAGTGCAACTAAACCATACAACATTGGAACGAAAACATTTTTAATTCTTTTTCCTTTCAATTGAGTAGCGATTAAGAAAATGGCCAGATAAAAAGCAACGTAACCTACTTGTCCGCTAGGATAATACGGCGCAAAGTTTTTCATCACATCATTATCAATATTGAAATAAACCGTGAGCGCTAAACAAACTCCTATTAACCATTTGATATGTTTAGGGAAAAATTTCAAGGCTAAAACTCCAAAAACGGTTACGATGTAATAGACTTTAAGATACCAGAAGCTCCCCATCACTACAGGAAAACTATCACAATTGCTATAGCTGTGAAGCCACCAATTACCGAGCATATCCCAATTAAACGCGGAATCTAAATTTGGCACACCATATTTAGTCCCGAAAACCGTATAATAGGACTGCATTCCTTCTGCTCCAAAAATATTGAAGATTCCGAGCTTCATAAATCCATCAAGGAAAAACAAGAACGTCACGAAAATCATATACGTCACCTGAAGTTTCAGTAATCTGTACAAAGTTTTCTCTACATTATTCCCAGAAGTTAAGCCACTTAAAGCAAAAAATACGGGAACGTCTATGAGTAGGCTGAGCGTTCTCACTTCCGAAGGAAGGTAGAGCTGACCGCTCCAAAAAGCAGTATGAATAAAAATAATAGAAAGAGTAGCCAAACCTTTGGCAAAATCAATGTAGAGGTCTCGTTTCATATAGTTTATTAAGTAATTTCAAATTTACAATTTATCAGTGTAAATAAAAAATTTTAGCATTATTGTGGATAACTCAAAAATATTTCTTACTTTTGCACCCTGAATTAACTAAAAAAATTATAAACAATGTTAGCAATCGTAGAGATAGCAGGGCTTCAATACAAAGTTGAGCAAAACCAAAAGTTGTTTGTAAACCGTCTAAAAGGAGAAAAAGGAGACAAAGTTTCTTTTGATAAAGTTCTTCTTACTATTGACGGAGCAATCACTGTAGGTGCCCCAGCTGTAGAGGGAGTTTCTGTACAAGCAGAAATCCTAGACCATGTACAAGCAGATAAAGTAATCGTTTTCAAAAAGAAAAGAAGAAAAGGTTACAAAGTGAAAAATGGTCACAGACAACAATTAACTCAAATTCAGATTGTATCAATCGGTGGTGCTGAAGCTCCAAAAGCTAAAAAAGCTACCAAAAAAGAAACAACTGAAGAAGTAGTAGCAGAAGAAAAACCAGCTAAGAAACCAGCTGCTAAAAAAACTGCTAAAAAAACAGAAGAATAATTTTTAAAAACCAAAAAACCTTAAAATAAAATGGCACACAAGAAAGGAGTTGGTAGTTCCAAAAACGGTAGAGAATCTCACTCTAAAAGATTAGGTGTGAAGATTTTCGGTGGACAAAGCGCTATTGCTGGTAATATTATTGTAAGACAAAGAGGTACTCAACACCACCCAGGTGAAAACGTGGGAATGGGTAAAGACCATACTTTGCATGCATTAGTAGACGGTAAAGTAGTTTTCACTAAGAAAGCAAACAACAGATCTTTTGTATCTGTAGAACCAAACGCATAATTTAAGCGTTATAAAAATTTAGAAACCTCAGCTTTTCGCTGAGGTTTTCTTTATCTATTTCATTTAATAAAAAATAATTCAATACAAACCGAAGAAGTTCTTCGGTTTTTTTATTTATTTTTGGGAAAATTCCCAACAAATGAAAATTATTACATTCACCATGGCATTAGCAGGTTTATTCCTTGCCTCGTGCTCATCTCAAATTATGAAGAATTCATTCAATTATCCTGAAACCAAAAAAGTAGAACATACTGACGAATATTTTGGGACTAAAGTAGCAGATCCTTACCGTTGGTTAGAAGACGATCGTGCAGAAGACACTAAAGATTGGGTTCAGCGTGAAGTGGCTTTTACACAAAATTATCTTAATCAAATTCCTTTTCGTGAAGAAATTCGTGCACAGTTAAAAAACATTTGGAATTACGAGAAAATTTCTGCTCCTTTTAAAGAAGGAGATTACACGTACTTCTATAAAAATGATGGTTTACAAGCACAATCTGTACTGTATAGAACTGATAAAAATTGCAACACCGAAGTTTTCCTTGACCCTAATAAATTTTCAGAAAAAGGAACTACTTCTATGTCTGGCTTAGCTTTTAACAAAAAAGGAACGCTTGCTGCTTACAATATTTCTGAAGGAGGAAGTGATTGGCAAAAAATTGTCATCATCAATGCGATTACCAAAGAAAAAATAGACGAAACCATTACCGATGTTAAATTTTCTGGAGCTTCTTGGCTAGGAGACGAAGGTTTCTTCTACTCTACTTATGGAAAAGTACAAGGCTCTGAACTTTCTGTAAAAACGGATATGCACAAAGTATATTTCCATAAATTAGAAACCAAGCAGTCTGAAGACAAACATATCATCGGCGATGAGAATTTTAAACGCAGATATATGAACATTGGCGTTTCAGATGACGAAAGATTCTTGATTCTAAATGCTTCAATTGCAACTAACGGAAATGAATTATACATCAAAGACCTTAAAAATAACACCGATTGGATTGCTATTCAAAAAGGATATGATTACAATACAGATGTTTTAGACACCAAAGGAGATTTTATCTACATTATGACAGATAAAAATGCTCCAAATATGAAATTGCAGAAATTTGACATTAAGAACCCTTCTGTTTGGACAGACGTTATCCCAGAAACTGAAAACGTTTTAAGCGCTTCAACTGGTGGTGGTTATATCTTCGCTAAATACATGAAAGATGCTGTCTCTTATATGAAACAGTTCGATTATAACGGTAAATTAATTAGAGAAATCACTCTTCCTGGAATTGGCACCGCTTCTAATATTGGCGGTAAAGAATCTGCAAAAGAATTGTATTACTCTTTCAGCAATTATATCACGCCGGGAACTACTTATAAATTTAATGTAGAAAATGGAACTTCTGAAATTTACCAAAAACCAAACGTAAAATTCAATCCAGAAGATTATGTTTCTGAGCAAGTATTTTTCACTTCAAAAGATGGAACAAAAGTACCGATGATGATTTCTTACAAAAAAGGAATTAAACTAAACGGTAAAAACCCAACCATTTTATACGGTTACGGCGGTTTCAATATTTCTGTAACCCCAAATTTCTCTGTAGTGAATGCAATCTGGATGGAAAACGGCGGAATTTATGCCGTTCCGAATCTTAGAGGAGGCGGTGAATATGGCAAAAAATGGCACGTAGCCGGAACACAAATGCAAAAGAAAAATGTTTTTGAAGATTTTATAGCTGCAGGTGAATATTTACAGAAAAACGGTTACACTTCGCCAGAATTTATGGCACTTTCTGGCCGTTCAAACGGTGGTTTATTAGTAGGCGCAACCATTACGATGAGACCTGATTTAGCGAAAGTAGCCTTCCCAGGAGTTGGCGTTCTTGATATGCTCAGATACAATAAATTTACAGCAGGAGCTGGTTGGTCATTCGACTACGGAACAGCGGAAGATTCAAAAGAAATGTTCGAATATTTAAAATCATATTCACCTGTTCACAATGTGAGAAAAGGTGTTTGTTATCCTTCTACGATGATTATTACGAGTGATCATGATGACAGAGTAGTTCCGGCTCACTCTTTTAAATTCGGGGCAGAATTACAAGAAAAACAAAGCTGCAACAACCCTGCTTTAATCAGAATCGAGGTAAACGCAGGCCACGGAGCTGGTAGAAGTACAGACCAAGTCATCGGCGAAAACACAGATTTAATGAGTTTTGCACTCTATGAAATGGGAATTAAAGAACTGAAAAAATAATTTCTAATCTACCATAAAATGAAACCGCAGAAATTTCTGCGGTTTTTTTATTTGAATTACATATCAATTAATTTCCAACTCAATCACATACCCTTCGTGACTTCTTACATTGATGAAATCTCCTTCATTAAAATACAAATACTGTCCTTTAATTCCTTTTAAAACCCCTTCAAACTCTGGTTTAGAATCTAGCGTGAAAGAATTAATTTTCGCAGGCGCTTCATACGGAAAGTCTAAACGTACCATTTCTTGACCATCAATCGCAAAATTTTTAAAATCTTTAGGAAAAAGTTCCGCAATCTGATTTCGAAAATCCAATAAATCTACATCGCTTTCTCTGTCGTCTTGAAGCATTTTTCTCCAATTGGTTTTATCCGCAATATGTTTTTTGAGTTCCACTTCTATCATTCCCGCTTCGTAGCGGTTTTCGGTCTTTGCAATCGGCAAGGCAAAAGTTGCACCTTGATCAATCCAACGAGTTGGAACTTGACTTTCGCGCGTTACGCCAACTTTTACATCACCAGTGTAAGCCAAATAAACAATATGCGGCTGCAATTGTATCTCTTTTTCTACTTCTAAATCACGCTCTTCAATCCCGAGATGTGCTGTAGAAAGTTCTGGCTTCAGAATCGTATCACTAGCATAAGGACTTTCGAAAAAACATTTTTTACAAAATCCCATTCTATAGATTTTTTCATCTTTACCACACTCTACACACTGATAACCAATATGTTTTATGGTGAATTTTTTACCAAAAAGCTGATTCATAGAGATTAAATCTCCAGAAAGATTAAGGTAATACTGAATTGGATTTCCGAGAACGGAAGACATTTTGAGAATTTGTCCTTTAAATTGCATTGCGAAAATTTTGAGTAAAAATAAGGAAAAGATGTTAAACCTCTCGTTGATTTTTCTTAATGAACAGATATAAATTAGAATCTTCCTTATATGCGTTATCTGGCAATAAAATTTATTTTATATTTGATTTGTAATCAGTTTCAAATTCTTAAATTTGCTCTTCTTTTGAAAATTTCACAAATGAATTATTTAGTTACTGGCGGTTCCGGATTTATAGGTTCACATTTGGTAGAACATTTGTTGAAAGATGGACATTTTGTCATTAATATTGACAATTTTGATGATTTCTATGATTATAAAATCAAAATAAAAAATACACTAGAAAGTGTAAATCAGCTTACAAATTTTGAGTTTTCTGATAAAGAAAATGACATTCAAAAACTGGTAAAACAAACCCAGTCAGAAAATTACATTCTTTACTATACCGACATTCGTGATAAAGAAGCTTTATCTAAAATTTTTAAAAATCACAAAATAGATGTTTTAGTTCATCTTGCAGCTTTGGCTGGAGTTCGCCCTTCTATAGAAAGACCTATGGATTATGAAGAAGTGAATATCAAAGGAACCATGCATCTTTGGGAATTATGCAAAGAATACAGCGTAAAGAAAAACGTAATTGCATCATCATCAAGCGTTTATGGAAACAACGAAAAAATTCCGTTTTCTGAAACAGATAATGTAGACAGACCTATTTCGCCTTATGCTGCAACCAAAAAATGCACAGAAATTCTAGGTCATGTTTATCATCATTTGTACGGAATAGACATGATTTTCTTAAGATTTTTCACGGTTTTCGGCCCAAGGCAAAGACCAGATTTAGCGATTCACAAATTCACGAAACTGACTTCTGAAAACCAAGAAATTCCTTTCTACGGAGATGGTTCTACAGCTAGAGATTATACTTTTATAGACGATATTATCGATGGCGTAGTAAAATCTGTAAAATATGTAGAAGGTCATCATAACGTATACGAAACCATCAACTTAGGAGAAAGCGAAGTGGTAAACCTAAACGAAATGGTGACAGGAATAGAGCAAGAACTTGGAAAATCTGCCATCAAAAAAAATCTGCCAATGCAGCCTGGAGATGTAGAAAAAACCAACGCAGATATACAAAAAGCGAAAAATCTCCTCAATTATTCCCCCAAAACAAAATACCAAAATGGCATAAAAATTTTTGTGGAATGGTTTTTGAGAAACAGATAAAACAATTATATTAGAACATTATTAAAAATTAAGTTTAGATTTTATAAATCTGTTGAAAATCAGATAGAAAAATTTTGAAATCTCACCTAATTTTATACTTTTGCAAAAAATTTAAATATTATGTATTGGACATTAGAATTAGCTTCATATTTAAGCGACGCACCTTGGCCGATGACTAAAGCAGAGCTTATCGATTATGCTATTAGAACAGGTGCACCAATGGAAGTAGTAGAAAATCTTCAAGCCATTGAAGACGAAGGAGAAATCTATGAAAGCATAGAAGAAGTCTGGAGTGATTATCCTACAGACGAAGACTTCCTCTGGAACGAAGACGAATATTAAAAAATGCAGTCGGCTGTCGGCAATCGGCAATCGGCTTTTTTTTGAATTTCTATAAATTTAACATTAATATGGCTGAAGCGCATTGCTAGTAGCCAAAAGCAATTATTATGAGTTTTTTAAATAAAATTCTTCAAGGATTCTTGGGCGACAAAAATGCTAAAGACCTAAAAGAAATCAAAAAAGTTGTAGACAAAATTAAGAAAGTAGAGCCAGCAATTGCCGAGCTTTCGGATGATGAATTGAGAGCAAAAACTCAAGAATTCAAAGATAAAATTGATGCAGCTACAGAGCACATTACCAATCAAGTAGTAGAAGTTCATGAGCAAATTGCAAAATCTTCTGACATAGACGAAAAAGAAAAACTTTTTGGGCAAATAGAAGCACTGAAAAAGGATTCTTATCAAATTGAGGAAAAAGTATTAAACGACATTCTTCCAGAAGCTTTTGCAGTAGTCAAAGAAACTGCAAGAAGATTGGCTCAAAACGGTGGACTTACCGTTACAGCAACTGAGCATGACCAAGAATTAGCTGCTGCTAAAGATTTTGTTGAAATTAAAGGAGATAAAGCTTTCTGGAAGAACAAATGGGATGCTGCTGGTAAAGAAGTAGTTTGGGACATGGTTCACTATGACACCCAATTTATCGGCGGGGTTGCGCTTCACAGTGGTAGAATTGCCGAAATGGCGACTGGTGAAGGTAAAACTTTAGTAGGAACGCTACCTATTTACTTAAATGCACTTCCTGGTCGTGGTGTTCACGTAGTTACGGTGAATGATTACTTGGCAAAAAGAGACTCCGCTTGGATGGGGCCTATTTATCAGTTCCACGGTTTAAGCATAGACTGTATTGATTTGCACCAGCCAAATACAGATGCAAGGAGAAAAG contains the following coding sequences:
- a CDS encoding DUF502 domain-containing protein, producing MKKPKPEDYLNLFVKSFLKGLIIIGPIAATLYLIFLVFDTIDNIIPFEKFFPYLNRTGVGFLSLILFISGVGYFFNKFVFGKVVFESLDHFLEKTPGVKHIYTPTKDVMSSFVGDKKKFNTPVWVKTNENPEIWRIGFLTQKEMGEVEKHNFVAVYLPHSYAISGWVIVTEEKNIKPVVGMNAAEAMKFAVSGGVAGFHSDKNVFKAPE
- a CDS encoding acyltransferase family protein: MKRDLYIDFAKGLATLSIIFIHTAFWSGQLYLPSEVRTLSLLIDVPVFFALSGLTSGNNVEKTLYRLLKLQVTYMIFVTFLFFLDGFMKLGIFNIFGAEGMQSYYTVFGTKYGVPNLDSAFNWDMLGNWWLHSYSNCDSFPVVMGSFWYLKVYYIVTVFGVLALKFFPKHIKWLIGVCLALTVYFNIDNDVMKNFAPYYPSGQVGYVAFYLAIFLIATQLKGKRIKNVFVPMLYGLVALSLVLVFWYFGNEVFYKFNKQKFPPKIPYIVWSLLSLVTIFVLYNRLKITKDNFINYIGKNAIFYYFAQGMSSSVVYFLIPPLKDSINIWVLMVIVYVLNVILAILFAEVLKKVDDYGWKVLEFLRKKTAEN
- a CDS encoding GDP-mannose 4,6-dehydratase codes for the protein MNYLVTGGSGFIGSHLVEHLLKDGHFVINIDNFDDFYDYKIKIKNTLESVNQLTNFEFSDKENDIQKLVKQTQSENYILYYTDIRDKEALSKIFKNHKIDVLVHLAALAGVRPSIERPMDYEEVNIKGTMHLWELCKEYSVKKNVIASSSSVYGNNEKIPFSETDNVDRPISPYAATKKCTEILGHVYHHLYGIDMIFLRFFTVFGPRQRPDLAIHKFTKLTSENQEIPFYGDGSTARDYTFIDDIIDGVVKSVKYVEGHHNVYETINLGESEVVNLNEMVTGIEQELGKSAIKKNLPMQPGDVEKTNADIQKAKNLLNYSPKTKYQNGIKIFVEWFLRNR
- a CDS encoding DUF6646 family protein, giving the protein MKKILASAMILAIGSASAQTVAYKGTGDVKVNIGANLQDGGTGIVSSVDYGLGDSFSVGAQAGYLLGVKEIGGEIPKFGARFDLKVRLNANLGSVMKLPSNVDVYPGLNLGVKNFGGHLGARYFFDKGFGLYTEMQFPIAKYKKSETVFDDLNNQFAVNIGVSFDIDN
- the rplU gene encoding 50S ribosomal protein L21; amino-acid sequence: MLAIVEIAGLQYKVEQNQKLFVNRLKGEKGDKVSFDKVLLTIDGAITVGAPAVEGVSVQAEILDHVQADKVIVFKKKRRKGYKVKNGHRQQLTQIQIVSIGGAEAPKAKKATKKETTEEVVAEEKPAKKPAAKKTAKKTEE
- the miaE gene encoding tRNA-(ms[2]io[6]A)-hydroxylase gives rise to the protein MFKLKLPTDPRWANIAEGNLEEILTDHAWCEQKAATNAIGLITMIPEHTEIVTELLAIAQEEMDHFNQVHEIIKKRGYILGRTRKDDYVNQLFKFIIQGSREDLIIDKMLFAAMIEARSCERFKVLTENIKDEELKEFYKELMISEANHYTTFISFARQLGDPEKVNKRWEEWLQYEGEIIKSYGNKETIHG
- a CDS encoding DUF2797 domain-containing protein; translated protein: MQFKGQILKMSSVLGNPIQYYLNLSGDLISMNQLFGKKFTIKHIGYQCVECGKDEKIYRMGFCKKCFFESPYASDTILKPELSTAHLGIEERDLEVEKEIQLQPHIVYLAYTGDVKVGVTRESQVPTRWIDQGATFALPIAKTENRYEAGMIEVELKKHIADKTNWRKMLQDDRESDVDLLDFRNQIAELFPKDFKNFAIDGQEMVRLDFPYEAPAKINSFTLDSKPEFEGVLKGIKGQYLYFNEGDFINVRSHEGYVIELEIN
- a CDS encoding DUF2795 domain-containing protein; the encoded protein is MYWTLELASYLSDAPWPMTKAELIDYAIRTGAPMEVVENLQAIEDEGEIYESIEEVWSDYPTDEDFLWNEDEY
- the rpmA gene encoding 50S ribosomal protein L27: MAHKKGVGSSKNGRESHSKRLGVKIFGGQSAIAGNIIVRQRGTQHHPGENVGMGKDHTLHALVDGKVVFTKKANNRSFVSVEPNA
- a CDS encoding tryptophanase, whose translation is MKLPYAEPFRIKMVEEIYQSTREQRELWLQEAHYNLFNLKSSQVFIDLLTDSGTGAMSDKQWGELMTGDESYAGSRSFEKLQKQVEKLTGFQFLLPVHQGRAAENVLFSTMIKENDIIPGNSHFDTTKGHIEFRKAHAVDCTIDEAFDIENLHPFKGNLDIQKLEKVYQSYPKEQIPFCLITITCNTSGGQPVSLENIKAVKNLSDQYGIPVIFDAARFAENAYFIKQREENYKNWSIKEICREMFSYGIGMTMSSKKDGLVNIGGFIALNDEEIFRKASNFTIIYEGFITYGGMAGRDMAALAQGLDEATEFPYLESRISQVELLGNLLIEYGIPVQKPIGGHAVFLDALKFLPNIKREEFPAQTLALEIYKEAGIRGVEIGTILADRDPETRENRYPKLELVRLALPRRTYTDNHIQYIAAALKNVFDRRDEITKGYKITWESEILRHFTVKLEQA
- a CDS encoding prolyl oligopeptidase family serine peptidase, which produces MKIITFTMALAGLFLASCSSQIMKNSFNYPETKKVEHTDEYFGTKVADPYRWLEDDRAEDTKDWVQREVAFTQNYLNQIPFREEIRAQLKNIWNYEKISAPFKEGDYTYFYKNDGLQAQSVLYRTDKNCNTEVFLDPNKFSEKGTTSMSGLAFNKKGTLAAYNISEGGSDWQKIVIINAITKEKIDETITDVKFSGASWLGDEGFFYSTYGKVQGSELSVKTDMHKVYFHKLETKQSEDKHIIGDENFKRRYMNIGVSDDERFLILNASIATNGNELYIKDLKNNTDWIAIQKGYDYNTDVLDTKGDFIYIMTDKNAPNMKLQKFDIKNPSVWTDVIPETENVLSASTGGGYIFAKYMKDAVSYMKQFDYNGKLIREITLPGIGTASNIGGKESAKELYYSFSNYITPGTTYKFNVENGTSEIYQKPNVKFNPEDYVSEQVFFTSKDGTKVPMMISYKKGIKLNGKNPTILYGYGGFNISVTPNFSVVNAIWMENGGIYAVPNLRGGGEYGKKWHVAGTQMQKKNVFEDFIAAGEYLQKNGYTSPEFMALSGRSNGGLLVGATITMRPDLAKVAFPGVGVLDMLRYNKFTAGAGWSFDYGTAEDSKEMFEYLKSYSPVHNVRKGVCYPSTMIITSDHDDRVVPAHSFKFGAELQEKQSCNNPALIRIEVNAGHGAGRSTDQVIGENTDLMSFALYEMGIKELKK